The DNA sequence aaccctcagataaggggggggggcggtcatccagatcctgagataagggggggcccagtctccaaaaaaattttttttagccttttgggcctcagtttggtccaaaaataagggggggcggGCCCCTCTCCTAGATCTGCCACTGgtaagaaacaaaaagttgctTCAGCTAGAGGGATGATCTAGCTGGGTCACCTCTTTGGGATGGTAGGGTCACCCTCCAGGCCAttccaacttttctccatattaaCACTTTGGCTCACCCAGCCAGGCCAACTCAGTCCATCATAGGGGTCaaacttttttctcatataGACGCTTACTCAGGTTGACTCAGCTGGGAAGGTACCTGACCCTTCTATCTGGGTCAGTTTTCCCCATATTAATGGAGCCTACGTgaatctaaaacttgtcttaagttcaagtttattaaaaacacttttgatACATGCCATAACTGATCCTTGCCCGCACAGTGGCCTACAGCTAATCCAGGCGggaaggaaaagtaaaaaaggtaCAATAATAGGGTTGAATCATTCCCACATCTTTTTGTAAACGGAGCCAGTAAATACATTGTATTTAAATAAACCTTTCACTCGCACATGTGAACAAAGTCAAAAGTTCactaaatttccaaatttcattttgtcttAAACAAATAGTACTATTTAAAAGTACTGCCACAAAGGTTCAATTTGAATGATTACACCAAACTTTCAAGCGTCCATCATTTTCTCTAGCAGTAAATGGAAGAAAGACATTAGTATGTGTTAGATAGGTACATGTATATGCTAAGATTTCAAGTCCAAGGGTGACTAAAGTCTACTGCCTCCTAAGAACACATTTATAATCAGGAGAAAAAGTAGTGAGAAATTTTCCTCTAagcaaaaatgctttgatcttataTCATATTCAGCTCATAATttatcttttaagaaatgtGTGGACATCTTTCTGGAGAATTTAAATGAGGATATCAGGGCTTGATGGGCTCATCAGGActaatatccacatacaaattctccataatggtctccatacattttcataaagaatgggttgagagaatttaatcaAAGCACTTTAAATTCAGTGattatttcattaattctcataacctcttCTCTTGATTATGTAATGATCttttaaggagaaaattgatgttggtcactcagAATTTAGGGTTACATAATGTAATTAAAACTAAACAGATTCAATTGCATCTGTGCCACCTACCACATGATAAGTGTTACTAAAATCATAACAGCATCATTGAGTGCAGAAAAGAAGGATGTCAGAGGTTTGGCTTTGGGTCCCATTCTTCCCAGTATAATTCCAAAAACGATCGAAAACACAGCCAAGCCAAGAATATTCATTCCTCCAGTGGGGTTAGTCCCAACTCCGACAGGTATTGTGTCTGAGCTGGGGTATTCCTCCCGCGATATAGTTGTGATGTTGACTGTGGCATTGATAACTATGGTTTTGATGATCTCTTCATCGTCTCCAATTTTTACTGGGGAGTTGCCTGTTACATTGTACACTTCGTATTTTCCAGGATCAGATCTATACTGTGTTCTTTTCTGCAGGGAAGATAAAAAACAGAGGAAACTAGTCAGACTTTCTCAACTTTCTCTTTTGTAAAGAATAAACCTTTGCCATAACAAGTCCGGTGATACCTTCAGTACCCTCTCAGTCCACTGGAGAACACTGTCATAAAGTCTTTGATTGTTTTTCAGGCGTCATCtcttttcagcttgtttttaattcttttcttattttatttttgtttttatctttctttttttgcttacaTTTACAAATTAAGATCTCCCTGTGCACCTCATGCCATTCACACACTTGCCACTTACCCAAAACGACCATCACACCCAATATTTCTTTCAGGGAAttgtaaaacaaaattcttgTCATGTAAAAATCACTGTTCTGGAAGTAATCTAAATGAGTGTTTTGGATGAAATGAAAGTGTGCAGGATTTTTAATGTAACTGTGACTAAGTGGAATAACTTACTCAAGCTAAATCTCAAAGTTTCTGATTTACAAAAGTAATATTGAACCTACTGTACATCTTGCAACCCTGTTGGAGGCCGATCAGAGTCTGAATCACTCCCGAGACAGAGGTACAGTGATAACAGGACTTTACATAATTTACATGTTGTTAACTAGTTCAAGTTGTGATATTAGCACTTAAAATTAATGGCAATTTTTGTTTAGCTGCATGACCAGCATCATTGAAAGCTTCACAATATTATTGTCATCACCTGACATGCACATGTAGCTGCATTACTTTAGTACTTATGCAATATTGCACACAGCTCATCCTTTTTTATCATTACTGCAAATATAGCAATCCAGGTTACTCTTCTCGATGAAGAAGAAATTAAGAATTAAGTTCCTTTCAAACAGTGAAAACATTTTACTGAACATCAACTACCAAAATATACCGCAGTCATGAATTATAACAAACTAAATGCAAAGATTTTTATTTAGTTCCTGTTAATAAGTTCCTGAAGATATGAATAATATTGTAAACACGTTATAATGGACATCCAAAAACATCAAACTTAATCTTACagtgtacatacatgtaacaaaaAACGTTCAAATCTACAATTATATTAAAATTGacaatttcctttcttttaaaaaataatgcagTCTGAAATCTagaaaaagaatttatttccATCAGCTGTTTAATTTAACTGTTTCTAAAGccaaacaaataaatgaaagaattcaccaaaaaaaaacacaaatttgtTTGCAAAAAAAGCTAGAGAAACAATGTGTGCATGATCCTCTCTGAAGTTGAAAACATACCACATCAAGAAAGTaataacaagaaataaaaaccacACTGTAATTCTTccataacaagaaaaaaaaatttcagtgcaaaataattttgttgttcagtttaaaaatgttcagtaaaattattttccttcagTTTGAAAGGCACCTGATTCTTCACACACAACCAACCAACCTGACGAAAGGTCGCCTCAACAAGGTTGCTCGGAAAACAGCTCCTGGAAATATTTAACTATCAGTGTATGACAGGATACATGTATAAAGCAATCACTTACAAAATATGTAAAGAAATACAAAATAGGGTAACCCTGATATCAATAACACCATGTATGGTCTGTCGTTTTTACAAAAAACAGGAGTTTCTTAAACAATAAAGTctgtcattatcattgtcattaaaATTATAGATCAGATTGCAAAAATTGGAATGTCAGCTGATCTGATCTAAGATAACACATTAATTATCTTACAGGTCAAAATTGACAGCACTGTGTTATATATATTTTAGGTGAAGTAAATCagaattgttgttgttgttaacttACAAGTTACaaataaattttgttgaataaacTGTGTTGAAATTAATGAATTcagattgaaattttttaacctaggttgattctcaatttccattGTGTCTTAGCCCTAATTCAAAGGTAATTGAGAACCAACCgtggttaaaaaatttaacctggaTTAAATTTTGAACTGTATACATGCACTTGCAGTGTAGAACAAGGAAAGGACTTAAAGGGAAGGGAAGGACACAATCAAGAGGGAGAGTGAGAACAGACATATGATTTTTGGCTAGCATTTAAGTGGGCAATAGGGAGCAAgttcaaaacattttgcaaatCTGTGTAAGACATTTTGCAGAAGAAATTGTGCAAAAGGAGTTGCTGGGAAATGCAGGGCAGGTAAGGACAAGGAAACAGGAATATAAAATTTCAGGATAAGGAGTAACCATGGGTACCTCCTTTCCCATTGTAGCCCGTGAACAGGCTCCCAGGTGGAGCCAGGTGAAAATAAAGTCGATGAGCAAAGCAAGCTGAGTGTGGCCTGAGGGAGAAAAAACAGCAGAGAAGCCTGAAGCCTTTGTTTTGATGCCGCCCCAACCATACCAGATTCTGGTATCATGATTTGATTGGTTAGATCACTGACTGTCATGCAATGCTCAATGCCCCCAGGCCCCGCCTGAGCGCCTGCAAAGGAGACAACAAAGCTACCAGATCATGGCAATTTCTGAAAAAGGGGTACAATTTAAGGCCTCTATTATCCCTGTTCAGGTATTTTCCCCTCCCTCCTTATGAGagcagggtccgaaattaactttttaatacgaGCGCCAACTGACgatcaagtataaatttttggtcgccagagggcaaattgtggtcgccaaaaattccccctccctttttttcaaataaaagtttaaacacgaataaaaaatgcatggtatGGACGTTTTTGTGCTTAAAAATTGCAATACTTCCGCTTCCGATACCAGAAAGAAACCGTACGTGTACAAGTGAAGTCTCATTTTTTcaacaaattactttttggagatatacaTGTAAAGCCATCTGATCTAGAACGtaggaacagaaagctgtctGCCTATGACTGCACCGGATCATATCAAAACTACTTTCTTCCGATAACTACCACGAAACAATCCACAAAACAACCACGAAACATAGCCGCCATGTTGCTCGTACCAGGCCTCATTTTTTTGTGCCACATTACTCGTAATGGTGGCTTGGAAACGTTCAACTCGTATTGATCGTAGCTGTTGCGGAGGTATTATTACAGGAAGctttgtttcacttttaattaaaaaatatcagcaggacaaaaagTAAGACACCTTTTGGCAAATAGCTTTGAGGTTTCAATTCTCCGAACGTTTAAGTCcacaataacaaccagctttacaagtcgctagctggcgaccagctaatgaaattctggtcgccaggactaaatttttagtcacattggcgaccaggaaggcgcaatttcggaccctggAGAGGTTTGCTTATCTCATTTTCTTAGGTCCAcctacggtggcccacaactgtcatggcaaaaccaaaaacctcacagcaaaaacaaaatacccacggcaaaaccgaaaacctcatgacaaaaacaaaatacctcacggcaaaaccaaaaacctcacggcaaaaacaaaatacctcacggcaaaaccgaaacctcacagcaaaaacaaaaacctcacggcaaaaacaaaatacctcacaacaacaacaccctcacggcaaaaccaaagacCTCACagcaaaaccaaatacttcacaccaaaaaccaaatacctcacggcaaaagcAAATacccacggcaaaaccaaagctattttgtttttgctgtgaagtatttggttttgccgtgaggtttttggttttgccgtgaggtattttgtttttgccatgaggtttttggttttgccgtgaggtttttggttttgccctgacagttgtgggccaccataTCCACCAATCTATATGTTACCAAATCTTTGAgtggaaatgaaattttaaaaagcacaTCACATACGAATCGTCTCCATTCCCCATCAAATAGCTTTCATTACTTTTAGGAAACCCTGGTtctagagaaagaaaaattgtctGAAATAATTCACTCATAAATTGGCAAATTCCATAGGCCACACCCACTCAGTCACATGGCCATCTACGGAGGGAGAGAGAATTTCAACCCAAAACCCAACTGTTAAATTACGAGATGTCGATAAATATGCTTTGAAGACTGATGGACAACATTTCACAGCGCTGAAGTCTGATAATCTCTTCTGAGAAACAATGGACAATAATAACATGAAATGAACAGTTTTTTGGCACCTGTTTAAGAACTTATTTTGTCTTCGAGGTTATATTTAATAAGTTGTTGCACACAATTTAACTTGTTGGTCTTCAGTTTCCTAGCTGACTAAATTACATTTGAATTTCAGCTACAGAATTCAATTCGCTCCTTTGAAAATCATTTTGTAAACCTCTAACTTGTGGTTGAGTGTCTTGTAACGCTCCACACCTGTTCCTATGTTCCTCTTTTTATTCTAACGAGCATAATTTTGCTGCTGTTTCGATGGGTATATGATCAAAATcgtttgtttatatatctgtGCAAAACGCCTAACAACCGCGTTGAAATCTTGACCATCAATCCGATATATAAAACTTGGTGGGGATTGCGTGCCATGTGTATCTAAAGGTGTGATTGCGGAGGCGTGACCACCGTCGGCAATTGATCAGTATCTCCATGTGATTTATAGTATTTTCCCAAATTTtagtaaacaaacaatgaataATTATGCTTGAACCTTACCTGATCAAGTCTAAAAAGGAGTCCAAGTTTCGGTACGGTCTTGGCTTTGCAGCTGTACCAGTAGGATCATCTTTTCTGCCAGGTCTTATCGATGAAACTAGCACCATGcccaagatggcggctgaaaGCGTGGTGGTCAGGTAAAACAACAGTGCACGCCGACCGATCTTTCCCGTTGATCTTGCGTCAAGATGAGATACAGCGGTGATGAGACTGGCAACAATGAGAGGAAGAATAATAACTTGCAGCATATTCATAAGTAACTCGCCTGGAAATCCGATAAGCATCGTGGTCGTAGCCTTCTTTTCTGGAACGGTTATGTCCTGAACTGGTTTGTTTACGAGAGCCCCGATCAGGAAGCCGACGGCAGCGCCGACAGCTAGAAGCACCATGAGCAAGTTTCGGCTGATCACACCCATAAATGACGAACAGCACCTGCTGCAAGCATTGTTGCTGCTGCGAAAACGTCCGCCAAATTTGCTCGCCATCACGTTCACTCCGTTTTGAGCGTCGCTGCGGATTGAATGAATGTTAATTTCAGCTGGTAATTTACATGCCGAGTAACACGTGAGTGATTTCCGAGACAAAGCCACAAAAATACCATTATGTAAATAACGTAGTAAGCGATCGGATGTGCATCTACGTTCTAACAGGTTGCCGTTCGATATTATATCATGGTTTCTTGTTCAAAGTCCGTTGCTGCTGTGGCCCCGCGCTGGAATACTGAATACTGAAGAACTGGACTGGACCAGAGTACATATTGAAACTGCATTTGTGATTCAACAGGACTCCCAAGCCCATTGTTGTTGGGAATCATTAAATTATAAGGGGTTCTAGCAATCACTAGTTTATAGGAGTCAAAGAGTAATGGAAAGGCAGCAGAATTCCTTACACGTCTTCTTGTGTTATCCTTTTTTCATCCGGGCATTTGAGACCGTTTCACAGCGATTCTAGCGAGTTTAGTTGAAATAATTTATGTAGAGCCATAAATATTTGGTTCAGATTAACCCTAAGGGGAAAACGGCACAACTAAAACTGACGCGGTCTCAAATGCCAGCAACACCCAATGAAGTCAATGAATGACACATGAAGACGACGTAAggaattcttcttcttttttaccTGTTGAGTCGCGCAACAGCGATTGCTATAGCATCCCTATACAAACCCGCAACTACAGTTTACACTCATGTGCCTGGGCTATCTGTGGCAACTCggtgaaagaagaaaagaacaactaccccacccctccctccccttTATCCCTTCCCACCCTAGCCTTTTCAACGCCTGTCACACAGGCTGAGAACAGCAAGCGTGAATTAAAGTTAATTTCTTGTACTGTATGTAGCGTTCATTTTTCTACGTGATCTCTTAGCTTCGAAAGACAGCAGAAGCTCTCGAAGAAGCAGACGTTAAATAATGCAAGGTCATGATGCTGCATCTGACAGGTTCGTCAGTATTGCGATATTGGCAAGTctaaagtttcctttttctcttaGTACACGTGAAAGTAATATAGCTTACTAATTCAAATGGTGATTTCTGAAACACACGCGTGTGTACAAAATGCTCTTATGTGCGGCTCCTTTGGCACCCACTCTCGAGCTCCAAGACATGATTTAGCCTGTTATCAGCTCTACTGATGTCTTGATTTGCGTGATGGGCAGAAAGCCAATCAAACTGGCAGAAGAGCCACATATACCGGCCTCATTCCTCCAGTCTAACCAATAAAATTAACCTTTCACCAAGATGTTTTGTCATTCTATCTTTAgaatctgtggacgaaatcctgtgGTATTAACaattaaatgaaacctctctttTGTCAGACTTTTTCCACAGTGCTATACTGATGTAGCAAGACAGAATGTATGTAGTTTTTAGAACTATACAAGTCTTACGATTTTTTTGTactacattttcacataaaGGTGACTTGGCTGAGGAGGACAAGAGAGGAATAGCTGATTAAACAGCATTGGATGTGATACCAAGTGAATCAGCCACATTTTTACATAGGACTCATGTGGACTGCCTCCTACCCACACGTCTTTCCGGCTCTCGATGAATATTTGTCCTTGCGTTTAATCACCAGTCACTCGTGTGTCACTCGTGTGTCACTCGCGTTTCGTGCTTGCCTCTGTACGAAAAATGAAGCGCCTGAGCGAGGCAGGCCGAGGGACATGAAAAGTAACCGGGCAACAGTAGGATATAATATACCATGT is a window from the Porites lutea chromosome 10, jaPorLute2.1, whole genome shotgun sequence genome containing:
- the LOC140949915 gene encoding excitatory amino acid transporter 1-like isoform X2, with translation MSSSLELTSDAQNGVNVMASKFGGRFRSSNNACSRCCSSFMGVISRNLLMVLLAVGAAVGFLIGALVNKPVQDITVPEKKATTTMLIGFPGELLMNMLQVIILPLIVASLITAVSHLDARSTGKIGRRALLFYLTTTLSAAILGMVLVSSIRPGRKDDPTGTAAKPRPYRNLDSFLDLIRSCFPSNLVEATFRQKRTQYRSDPGKYEVYNVTGNSPVKIGDDEEIIKTIVINATVNITTISREEYPSSDTIPVGVGTNPTGGMNILGLAVFSIVFGIILGRMGPKAKPLTSFFSALNDAVMILVTLIMWYAPLGVCSLIAQRVASMEDIGGEMSRLALFIVTVMVGLIIHAFIILPLIFFVVRRTNPFKFMYGMKDAFMTAFGISSSAATLPTTIRCLEENNGVDPRISKFVLPLGATVNMDGAALYEAIAAIFIAQLNGYDLSGGKIIAICITATAIAIGAAGIPSAGSVTTIIVLQAVNLPLDDIGLIMAVDWFLDRFRTTVNVLGDSIGAGVVEHLSRDDLRKYDSCNGAVDDTLPLSHNGNQDKAENDLNMEATSRL
- the LOC140949915 gene encoding excitatory amino acid transporter 1-like isoform X3 — its product is MASKFGGRFRSSNNACSRCCSSFMGVISRNLLMVLLAVGAAVGFLIGALVNKPVQDITVPEKKATTTMLIGFPGELLMNMLQVIILPLIVASLITAVSHLDARSTGKIGRRALLFYLTTTLSAAILGMVLVSSIRPGRKDDPTGTAAKPRPYRNLDSFLDLIRSCFPSNLVEATFRQKRTQYRSDPGKYEVYNVTGNSPVKIGDDEEIIKTIVINATVNITTISREEYPSSDTIPVGVGTNPTGGMNILGLAVFSIVFGIILGRMGPKAKPLTSFFSALNDAVMILVTLIMWYAPLGVCSLIAQRVASMEDIGGEMSRLALFIVTVMVGLIIHAFIILPLIFFVVRRTNPFKFMYGMKDAFMTAFGISSSAATLPTTIRCLEENNGVDPRISKFVLPLGATVNMDGAALYEAIAAIFIAQLNGYDLSGGKIIAICITATAIAIGAAGIPSAGSVTTIIVLQAVNLPLDDIGLIMAVDWFLDRFRTTVNVLGDSIGAGVVEHLSRDDLRKYDSCNGAVDDTLPLSHNGNQDKAENDLNMEATSRL
- the LOC140949915 gene encoding excitatory amino acid transporter 1-like isoform X1, with the translated sequence MATALNCFGYNALTNDAQNGVNVMASKFGGRFRSSNNACSRCCSSFMGVISRNLLMVLLAVGAAVGFLIGALVNKPVQDITVPEKKATTTMLIGFPGELLMNMLQVIILPLIVASLITAVSHLDARSTGKIGRRALLFYLTTTLSAAILGMVLVSSIRPGRKDDPTGTAAKPRPYRNLDSFLDLIRSCFPSNLVEATFRQKRTQYRSDPGKYEVYNVTGNSPVKIGDDEEIIKTIVINATVNITTISREEYPSSDTIPVGVGTNPTGGMNILGLAVFSIVFGIILGRMGPKAKPLTSFFSALNDAVMILVTLIMWYAPLGVCSLIAQRVASMEDIGGEMSRLALFIVTVMVGLIIHAFIILPLIFFVVRRTNPFKFMYGMKDAFMTAFGISSSAATLPTTIRCLEENNGVDPRISKFVLPLGATVNMDGAALYEAIAAIFIAQLNGYDLSGGKIIAICITATAIAIGAAGIPSAGSVTTIIVLQAVNLPLDDIGLIMAVDWFLDRFRTTVNVLGDSIGAGVVEHLSRDDLRKYDSCNGAVDDTLPLSHNGNQDKAENDLNMEATSRL